Genomic segment of Syntrophomonadaceae bacterium:
TTAAACTGGCCATTGCTGCCGCAAAAGCTCCCACCCCTGGCAGCACTACCCCTTGGGCCTTAATCACCGTAGCGGGATCATCAGTAACCAGAGACTGATACCCAAACCGTTCAAACCCTTTTTGAACACTGCGCAGGTTGCCTACACCATAATCAATAATTGCAATCATAATTTCCTCCACCCGGTAGCATTATGCCAGAATCCCTTTTGTAGAAGGCACTCCTGCCTCCCGGGGGTCGATTTCCGTTGCTTCCCGTAAAGCCCGTCCCAAGGCTTTAAACACCGCTTCAAGCATATGGTGGGTATTGCGCCCAGCCAGGAACCTTACGTGCAGGTTCATTCCGCTCTGGTTCACAAATGCCCGCAAAAATTCTTCTACCAGCTCAGTTGCAAAGCTCCCAACCTGGGACGACAAAAGCACCTCGGCCGGCCAGGCCAGATAGGGACGCCCGCTGAGATCAACTGCTACCAGGATCAGGGCGTCGTCCATGGGAATAATTGCATGGCCGTAACGGCGTATTCCTTTTCGTTCACCCAGACAATCTTTGATGGCTTGGCCCAGGCAAAGGCCAACATCCTCTACCGTGTGATGACCATCCACTTCGAGGTCGCCCCTGGCCTCCACGTCCAGATCAAATAGCCCGTGGCGGGCAAAAAGAGACAATAAATGATCAAAAAACCCAATGCCCGTTTTAATGGTGGAAACACCTGTTCCCGCCAGGAGAAGCTGAACCGTGATTTCGGTTTCCCGGGTAACCCGCTTAATTAATGCCGGCCTAGACAATTCCATTCCTCCCCTTTCCTTCGGGTATCGAGCTGCTGGAAACGCACCATTACCGCATTAGCATGGGCCGCCAGACCTTCTACTCGGGCCAGGCACTCAATGTGAGGGAGAGCAGCCTCTAAACCCTCTTTGGTGTAGGAAACCAGGCTCATCCGCCTCATAAAGGTTTCTACACCCAAAGGAGAAAAAAACCTGGCAGTACCTCCTGTGGGAAGAACATGATTGGTACCGGCAAAATAATCACCTACTGGTTCAGGGGTATAATGGCCCAAAAAGACCGTCCCGGCGTTTTGCACTTTGCCCAACCACTCCCATGGTTCTCCCAAAGCCAATTCAAGATGCTCCGGAGCGAATTTATTAGCTAAATCCATTGCTTCCGCCAGGTCGGCAGTGATAATGATCCCGCCGTTTTGTGCCAGAGAGGCCCTGGCGATTTCTTGGCGGGGCAAAAGAGTTAGCTGGTGAGTTACCTCTTGTTGCACTTTTTGCGCCAGATTTGTTTCCGGCGTACATAATACAGAAGATGCCAGAGGGTCGTGCTCTGCCTGAGACAAAAGGTCAGCAGCCACCCAGGCCGGGTTGGCTGTATGATCAGCCACAATCATGATTTCACTGGGTCCAGCCAGCA
This window contains:
- the hisB gene encoding imidazoleglycerol-phosphate dehydratase HisB gives rise to the protein MELSRPALIKRVTRETEITVQLLLAGTGVSTIKTGIGFFDHLLSLFARHGLFDLDVEARGDLEVDGHHTVEDVGLCLGQAIKDCLGERKGIRRYGHAIIPMDDALILVAVDLSGRPYLAWPAEVLLSSQVGSFATELVEEFLRAFVNQSGMNLHVRFLAGRNTHHMLEAVFKALGRALREATEIDPREAGVPSTKGILA